A single genomic interval of Coccidioides posadasii str. Silveira chromosome 1, complete sequence harbors:
- a CDS encoding uncharacterized protein (BUSCO:376442at4751~EggNog:ENOG410PHT9~COG:U,Z~BUSCO:4368at33183): MWLDRFSGHSSSPGAPSPFYRQASPVPRSSLNASNQPSRPPFNARSSSLSLSSVVNASTSSLPGAVRQTNGSALRTGATKDANVSDPLAVLQGIIGKQTILHESENSRLAPEVLGKPENLIEDIDFGELSLEDYANKKDEQARLPGSYQACKSSEEHEKERERFQDLHSSIAGCEDVLKSVETYLLKFQTELGAVSAEIETLQSRSSQLSSQLENRKNVEQLLGPALDGIVISPRTVRVISEGPINHEWIRALKELESRSASIGSSSLTDVKAVEDVKPLLSNLKDRAVERIRDYLVSQIRALRSPYINAQILQQHSLARYKELYGFLTCHQPSLAEEITQAYMNTMRWYYLSNFTRYNQALDKLNTHSVDHLLGGEPVSQKGSSPFPAGRNPHAAHDPFAVGRRLEVLKSNNPTALSSYLAEEDKSYHGIEVPFRNFNLALIDNISAEFSFMAETFAAKSIQQASRKVVAIFEPVFALGHNLTKQLIENTTDCLGILLCVRLNQQFAFELQRRKVPVADSYINGINMLLWPRFQMIMDMHHESLKKASSSSSRANVSALSLTGGDKQSLAPHFLTQRFGQFLHSILQMSSEAEDNEPISNSLRRLTNEFDTLLARLSKASGDAKRRERFLFNNCSLILTIIGDTRGKLAQEQQEHFESMIKDLGGK, translated from the exons ATGTGGCTCGATCGCTTTTCGGGCCACTCAAGTTCCCCTGGTGCTCCTTCACCATTTTACCGGCAGGCTTCCCCCGTCCCGCGGTCATCGCTTAATGCAAGCAATCAGCCTTCGCGCCCACCGTTCAATGCACGATCTTCTTCTCTATCCCTCTCTTCCGTTGTCAACGCATCGACAAGCTCCCTGCCAGGTGCCGTGCGCCAGACAAACGGATCGGCTCTAAGAACGGGTGCGACGAAAGATGCAAACGTCAGCGACCCCCTGGCAGTTTTGCAAGGTATAATTGGAAAGCAAACGATCCTACACGAGTCCGAGAACTCTCGGTTGGCTCCGGAGGTGTTGGGGAAACCGGAGAATCTTATCGAAGATATCGATTTCGGAGAATTGAGTCTTGAAGACTACGCGAACAAGAAGGACGAGCAGGCAAGACTGCCAGGCAGCTATCAGGCATGCAAATCTTCTGAAGAGC ATGAGAAAGAACGAGAGCGGTTTCAAGATCTCCATAGCTCAATCGCA GGATGCGAAGACGTCCTGAAATCTGTTGAGACATATCTCTTAAAGTTCCAGACCGAGCTTGGGGCCGTGTCTGCTGAGATCGAAACGCTGCAGTCACGTTCGTCTCAATTAAGTTCTCAACTGGAAAACCGCAAGAACGTGGAACAGCTTCTTGGGCCGGCTTTGGACGGAATTGTCATCTCCCCGCGTACGGTCCGCGTCATATCCGAAGGCCCCATAAATCATGAGTGGATTCGGGCCCTGAAAGAGCTCGAAAGCCGGTCTGCAAGTATTGGTTCCAGTTCACTTACTGATGTCAAGGCGGTCGAGGATGTAAAGCCGTTATTATCTAACTTGAAAGACAGA GCCGTGGAAAGAATTCGTGATTATCTAGTGTCTCAGATCAGAGCTCTACGGTCTCCATATATAAATGCGCAGATACTTCAGCAACATTCCCTTGCAAGATACAAGGAGCTGTATGGCTTCTTGACTTGTCACCAACCGAGCCTGGCAGAGGAGATCACACAAGCCTACATGAACACGATGAGATGGTATTATCTGTCGAATTTCACCCGGTATAATCAGGCACTGGACAAACTCAACACCCATTCTGTGGACCACCTTCTCGGTGGTGAACCAGTTTCTCAAAAAGGCT CGAGTCCTTTTCCTGCCGGACGCAATCCGCATGCGGCTCATGACCCGTTTGCCGTGGGGCGACGACTAGAGGTACTCAAATCAAACAACCCAACAGCATTAAGCTCATACCTCGCGGAAGAGGATAAGTCCTATCATGGTATCGAAGTTCCTTTTAGGAACTTCAACCTCGCTTTAATCGATAATATATCCGCCGAATTTTCCTTCATGGCTGAAACATTTGCAGCTAAATCCATCCAGCAAGCCTCGCGGAAGGTAGTGGCAATATTTGAGCCGGTTTTCGCTCTCGGTCATAACCTAACAAAACAGCTAATAGAGAACACAACCGATTGTCTCGGGATACTCCTTTGCGTTCGGCTAAATCAACAATTTGCTTTTGAACTGCAACGCCGCAAGGTCCCCGTTGCCGATTCATATATAAATGGCATAAATATGCTCCTATGGCCGCGGTTCCAGATGATCATGGATATGCATCATGAATCACTAAAAAAGGCGTCCTCGTCGTCTAGTCGAGCGAACGTCTCGGCTCTGTCACTCACCGGAGGAGACAAGCAGTCTCTGGCACCGCACTTTCTAACCCAAAGATTCGGGCAATTCCTCCACAGTATACTGCAAATGAGCAGTGAAGCCGAGGATAACGAACCGATTTCAAACAGTCTGAGACGGTTGACCAATGAGTTTGACACACTGTTGGCTAGGCTTAGCAAAGCTAGTGGCGATGCCAAACGAAGGGAGCGCTTCTTATTTAACAATTGTTCCCTAATCCTTACCATCATTGGC GATACCCGAGGAAAGCTTGCCCAAGAGCAGCAGGAA CACTTTGAGTCGATGATTAAGGACCTTGGTGGGAAGTGA
- the TIF51 gene encoding Eukaryotic translation initiation factor 5A (EggNog:ENOG410PMXH~COG:J~BUSCO:14861at33183) yields the protein MADDAQHEHTFESADAGASATYPMQCSALRKNGFVVIKNRPCKIVEMSTSKTGKHGHAKVHLVAIDIFTGKKLEDLSPSTHNMEVPHVSRKEYQLIDISEDGFLSLMADDGSTKDDVKLPDGEVGDKINKLFRVEDKDINVVVLTAMGEEVAMDAKEAPK from the exons ATGGCCGACGATGCGCAG CATGAGCACACCTTTGAGAGCGCCGATGCCGGTGCCTCTGCCACCTATCCCATGCAGTGTTCTGCCTTGAGAAAGAACGGCTTcgttgtcatcaagaaccGTCCTTGCAAGATCGTCGAAATGTCCACCTCTAAGACCGGCAAGCACGGCCACGCCAAGGTCCACCTTGTCGCCATTGACATCTTCACCGGCAAGAAGCTCGAAGATCTCTCCCCATCCACCCACAACATGGAGGTTCCCCATGTCTCTCGCAAGGAATATCAGCTT ATTGATATCTCTGAGGATGGTTTCCTTTCCCTGATGGCCGATGATGGCTCCACTAAAGATGATGTCAAACTTCCTGACGGTGAAGTCGGTGACAAGATCAATAAACTTTTCCGCGTTGAGGACAAGGACATCA ACGTTGTTGTCTTGACCGCCATGGGCGAGGAAGTCGCCATGGATGCCAAGGAAGCCCCTAAATAA
- the RRN7 gene encoding Pol I core factor CF (EggNog:ENOG410PI9J~COG:K) — protein sequence MEETKRGVCGQDGCREKSYYLENGLWFCRQGHQQEGRQVIADDDDFGTQGRTIRQKKVTTERLSKKYSGSQAYQLFLEAYQLLLWKQCHALINQRGLPGELELIVKDLWALRLQKLYEREDDNYRSDDNISQLFSSQTEWTELDDEEYRYHRRRLSDSPKVIDAVALCYLGTLLLRIPVSIGYMQRWIVRDDIPFLRLSRFVPQDMKERLPAVYHNVLDPRNVPTGDQLHRAVADLADLYSRDFGVTFPRINLPLLLFSYIKQLALPLEIYPAVSRLKELSGFEFCFSRQPGRFNRVSLPEVQLMSLVIIAAKLLYPLDDIKRYPDSLQDPAAQIIDWEAWVETQKEFDLRGKNTERLTRGCEIKVDESDVLQMTPAQLDDYMDWYSKMWIDTKKGTNPFADMFPTDRVDTDEVNPMPPPDDDDDGPEISKKLHKMLSRMKMRRVVADADVMALAEPVARPGSSYKRYRNESQLSEYAKAFYQAAAQVIGASLETMVYTVYRTEHRIQNPDGTRSRSRSKSRSRSKKPNEEMADCDIKSGYDPANYDTTK from the exons ATGGAAGAGACGAAGCGCGGCGTCTGCGGCCAGGATGGTTGTCGGGAAAAGAGCTACTACTTAGAAAACGGCCTATGGTTCTGCAGACAGGGGCATCAGCAGGAG GGCCGGCAAGTAATTGCGGATGATGACGATTTTGGCACTCAGGGGCGGACTATTCGCCAGAAAAAGGTCACCACAGAACGTCTATCAAAGA AATATTCCGGGAGTCAAGCCTATCAGCTTTTTTTGGAAGCGTATCAGCTTCTCCTTTGGAAGCAATGCCATGCTCTTATTAATCAAAGGGGGTTGCCTGGGGAGCTTGAA CTCATTGTGAAAGATTTATGGGCGCTGCGGCTCCAGAAGCTTTACGAAAGAGAGGATGACAATTATCGGTCTGACGATAATATTTCGCAGCTCTTTAGCTCGCAGACTGAATGGACCGAACTTGATGACGAGGAGTACAGATACCACCGGCGAAGGCTGAGCGATTCACCCAAGGTGATCGATGCTGTAGCACTGTGCTATCTGGGTACTCTATTGCTTAGAATTCCAGTTAGTATAGGATATATGCAAAG GTGGATTGTCAGGGATGATATTCCATTCCTTAGGCTGAGCCGCTTTGTGCCGCAGGACATGAAAGAAAGGCTCCCTGCAGTATATCATAATGTGCTTGACCCTCGG AATGTTCCCACTGGGGACCAGCTCCATCGAGCGGTTGCTGATTTAGCTGACTTGTATTCCCGGGACTTTGGAGTTACATTTCCTCGCATAAATTTGCCTTTGCTGCTATTCTCATATATTAAGCAGCTCGCATTACCTT TGGAGATATATCCAGCAGTGAGCCGTCTGAAGGAGCTCTCAGGCTTCGAATTCTGCTTCTCCAGACAACCCGGGCGATTTAATCGGGTCTCTCTGCCCGAGGTTCAGCTGATGAGCCTTGTCATTATTGCCGCGAAGCTGCTTTATCCACTTGATGACATAAAAAGATACCCAGATTCTTTGCAGGATCCAGCTGCCCAGATCATAGACTGGGAAGCATGGGTGGAAACTCAGAAAGAGTTTGATCTCAGGGGCAAGAACACTGAAAGGCTTACACGGGGGTGTGAAATAAAGGTTGACGAGAGTGATGTCCTTCAGATGACACCTGCACAGCTGGATGATTATATGGACTGGTACAGCAAGATGTGGATTGATACGAAGAAAG GAACCAATCCGTTTGCAGATATGTTCCCGACCGACCGAGTGGACACCGATGAAGTGAACCCGATGCCACCGCcggatgacgatgatgatggtcCGGAGATCTCCAAAAAGCTGCACAAGATGCTATCGAGAATGAAAATGAGAAGAGTAGTTGCGGATGCCGATGTTATGGCGCTGGCTGAACCAGTCGCCCGACCGGGGAGCTCGTATAAACGCTATCGAAACGAGAGCCAGCTTTCAGAGTACGCTAAAGCATTTTATCAGGCAGCCGCGCAGGTCATAGGCGCGTCTTTAGAGACTATGGTATATACTGTATATCGGACAGAACATAGGATCCAGAATCCGGATGGGACCAGAAGTAGAAGCAGGAGCAAAAGCAGATCTAGGTCGAAGAAACCGAATGAGGAGATGGCTGACTGTGACATAAAAAGTGGATATGACCCAGCTAACTATGATACAACAAAATAA